One genomic region from Pseudomonas hormoni encodes:
- a CDS encoding alpha/beta family hydrolase: MDKEHKASIDGDQWAQCVRDHGWLWNAASGPASATLILAHGAGAPMDSAWMSDMAARLAALGVNVLRFEFPYMAQRRVDGGKRPPNPAPKLLECWREVYAVVRRHVTGRLAIGGKSMGGRMASLLADELGADALVCLGYPFYAVGKPEKPRVEHLAALKTPTLIVQGERDALGNREAVESYALSPSIEVFWLTAGDHDLKPLKASGFTHEQHMDAAARKTVSYMRF, encoded by the coding sequence ATGGACAAAGAGCACAAGGCCAGTATTGACGGGGATCAATGGGCGCAGTGTGTGCGGGATCATGGATGGTTGTGGAATGCCGCCTCAGGACCAGCATCGGCGACACTGATTCTCGCCCATGGCGCCGGTGCGCCGATGGACAGCGCCTGGATGAGCGACATGGCTGCGCGCCTTGCTGCGCTGGGCGTCAACGTGTTGCGCTTCGAGTTTCCGTACATGGCGCAACGGCGTGTCGATGGCGGTAAACGTCCACCGAATCCGGCGCCGAAACTGCTGGAATGCTGGCGTGAGGTGTATGCGGTGGTGCGACGCCATGTCACTGGGCGTTTGGCCATTGGCGGCAAGTCCATGGGTGGGCGGATGGCGAGCTTGCTGGCGGATGAATTGGGGGCGGATGCGTTGGTGTGCCTCGGGTATCCGTTTTATGCGGTGGGTAAACCGGAGAAGCCGCGGGTGGAGCATTTGGCTGCTCTCAAAACGCCGACGTTGATTGTTCAGGGTGAGCGGGATGCGCTAGGCAATCGCGAGGCGGTTGAGAGTTATGCGTTGTCGCCGAGTATCGAGGTGTTTTGGCTAACGGCGGGGGATCACGATTTGAAGCCGTTGAAGGCTTCGGGGTTTACCCATGAGCAGCATATGGATGCGGCAGCAAGAAAAACGGTTAGCTATATGAGATTTTAG
- a CDS encoding methyl-accepting chemotaxis protein, with the protein MRNNQPITQRERTFPAQQRLISTTDAKGVITYCNDAFVEISGYSREELIRAPHNLVRHPDVPAAVFAHMWGTLKQGLPWMGIVKNRCKTGDHYWVNAYVTPVFEGNQVVGYESVRVKPTAEQIQRAEALYQRINQGKSAIPSSDKWLPVLQDWLPFILVSQLSFMIGATLNSQWGFALAAGLSVPLGLLGLSWQQRGLKRLLRLAEQTTSDPLIAQMYTDSRGAQARLEMSILSQEARLKTCLTRLQDTAEHLSDQAKQSDTLAHSSSTGLERQRVETEQVATAVNQMAATTQEVASHVQRTADATQEANRLTGRGRDIAGETREAIQRLSVVVGETGQTVTQLAKDSDEIGGVVDVIKGIADQTNLLALNAAIEAARAGEMGRGFAVVADEVRQLAQRTSESTGQIHALIAKLQQTASTAVQTMEAGHRQAEEGVARVLEADQALVGISEAVAHITDMTTQIAAATEEQSSVAEEISRNISNISQLADQTSEQAQHSALLSEELTKTANTQYSLVERFNR; encoded by the coding sequence ATGCGTAACAACCAGCCCATTACACAACGCGAACGGACCTTCCCGGCTCAGCAACGGTTGATTTCTACCACCGATGCCAAGGGCGTGATCACTTACTGCAACGACGCGTTCGTCGAAATCAGTGGGTATTCCCGTGAGGAATTGATCCGTGCACCGCACAACCTGGTCCGTCACCCCGACGTACCGGCCGCGGTGTTCGCGCACATGTGGGGCACACTGAAACAAGGCTTGCCATGGATGGGCATTGTCAAGAATCGCTGCAAGACCGGTGACCACTACTGGGTCAACGCCTACGTCACACCGGTTTTCGAAGGCAATCAGGTCGTCGGTTACGAGTCGGTGCGGGTCAAGCCCACCGCCGAACAGATCCAGCGTGCCGAAGCGCTCTACCAACGCATCAACCAGGGCAAGTCAGCGATTCCTTCCTCCGATAAATGGCTGCCGGTGCTTCAGGACTGGCTGCCGTTCATTCTGGTCAGCCAGCTGAGCTTCATGATCGGTGCCACGCTCAACTCTCAGTGGGGCTTTGCCCTGGCCGCGGGCCTTTCGGTGCCGTTGGGCCTGCTGGGGTTGAGCTGGCAACAGCGCGGTCTCAAGCGCTTGCTGCGCTTGGCCGAGCAAACCACGTCCGACCCGTTGATCGCGCAGATGTACACCGACAGCCGTGGCGCTCAGGCGCGTCTGGAGATGTCGATCCTCAGTCAGGAAGCCCGCCTGAAAACCTGCCTGACCCGTCTGCAGGACACCGCCGAGCATTTGAGCGATCAGGCGAAACAGTCCGACACCCTGGCTCACAGCAGCTCCACCGGCCTGGAACGTCAGCGCGTCGAAACCGAACAAGTGGCAACCGCCGTCAACCAGATGGCCGCCACCACGCAGGAAGTGGCCAGCCACGTGCAGCGCACGGCGGACGCGACTCAGGAAGCCAACCGCCTGACCGGGCGCGGTCGCGACATCGCCGGGGAAACCCGCGAAGCCATTCAGCGCCTGTCGGTGGTGGTCGGTGAAACCGGGCAGACCGTCACGCAACTGGCCAAGGACAGCGACGAAATCGGCGGCGTGGTCGACGTGATCAAAGGCATCGCCGACCAGACCAACCTGCTGGCGTTGAATGCCGCGATCGAAGCGGCACGTGCCGGTGAGATGGGTCGTGGTTTTGCGGTGGTGGCAGACGAAGTCCGTCAACTGGCGCAACGCACCAGCGAATCCACCGGGCAGATTCACGCCCTGATCGCCAAGCTGCAACAGACCGCCAGCACCGCGGTGCAAACCATGGAAGCCGGGCATCGCCAGGCGGAAGAAGGTGTGGCGCGGGTACTGGAAGCGGACCAGGCGCTGGTCGGGATCAGCGAAGCGGTGGCGCACATAACCGACATGACCACCCAGATTGCGGCCGCGACCGAAGAGCAAAGCTCGGTGGCTGAAGAAATCAGCCGCAACATCAGCAACATCTCGCAACTGGCTGACCAGACGTCGGAACAGGCGCAGCACTCGGCGTTGTTGAGTGAAGAGCTGACGAAGACTGCGAATACTCAGTATTCGTTGGTGGAGCGGTTTAACCGCTGA
- a CDS encoding CPBP family intramembrane glutamic endopeptidase, whose product MLALPWIHLALLSFGYGLALTYGHLGWLAGISVALLLTAGFAARQQHLRIGRYLGHALFIFMALALAMHWLPGFYNGLGINPQRFTDDAVPFSMYLNLDKPLIGFWLLLVCPWIVGRRSLRLSVFATAMGLTLSTVLALGGALLLGVIGWAPKWPDHAWLWVLNNLLLVTLVEEALFRGYIQGGLSRYFKHLPYGENLALLLASLLFGLVHLSAGWQWVLLASLAGVGYGLAYRFGGLGAAIATHFGLNLLHFGLFTYPMLAG is encoded by the coding sequence ATGCTCGCCCTGCCATGGATTCATCTGGCCCTCCTCTCCTTCGGCTACGGCCTGGCCCTGACCTATGGCCACCTCGGCTGGCTCGCCGGAATTTCCGTCGCATTGCTATTGACCGCCGGTTTCGCCGCACGCCAACAGCACCTGCGCATCGGCCGCTACCTCGGCCACGCGCTGTTCATTTTCATGGCCCTCGCACTGGCCATGCACTGGCTCCCCGGTTTCTACAACGGCCTCGGCATCAATCCCCAACGCTTCACCGACGATGCCGTGCCGTTTTCCATGTACCTGAATCTGGACAAACCGCTGATTGGCTTCTGGCTGTTGCTGGTCTGTCCGTGGATTGTCGGCCGGCGTTCGCTGCGGCTTTCCGTTTTTGCTACCGCGATGGGGCTGACACTGAGCACCGTGCTGGCGCTGGGCGGCGCGTTGTTGTTGGGCGTGATCGGTTGGGCACCGAAGTGGCCGGATCACGCGTGGCTGTGGGTGCTGAACAATCTGCTGCTGGTAACGCTGGTGGAGGAAGCGCTGTTTCGCGGCTACATCCAGGGCGGTCTGAGCCGGTACTTCAAACATTTGCCTTATGGCGAAAACCTCGCGCTACTGCTCGCCTCGCTGTTGTTTGGCCTGGTGCATCTGAGTGCCGGCTGGCAATGGGTGTTGCTGGCGAGCCTGGCAGGTGTCGGCTATGGTCTGGCCTACCGTTTCGGCGGGCTGGGGGCAGCCATCGCCACGCATTTCGGCTTGAACCTGCTGCATTTCGGCCTGTTCACCTATCCGATGCTGGCCGGCTGA
- the acnA gene encoding aconitate hydratase AcnA, with product MPSLDSLKTLKTLQVDDKTYHYFSLPDAAKSLGDLDKLPMSLKVLLENLLRWEDEKTVTGADLRAIAAWLKERRSDREIQYRPARVLMQDFTGVPAVVDLAAMRAAMAKAGGDPQRINPLSPVDLVIDHSVMVDKFGSASAFGQNVDIEMQRNGERYAFLRWGQSAFDNFSVVPPGTGICHQVNLEYLGRTVWTKDEDGRTYAFPDTLVGTDSHTTMINGLGVLGWGVGGIEAEAAMLGQPVSMLIPEVIGFKLTGKLKEGITATDLVLTVTQMLRKKGVVGKFVEFYGDGLADLPLADRATIANMAPEYGATCGFFPVDEVTLEYLRLSGRPLETVKLVEAYSKAQGLWRLPAQEPVFTDSLALDMGSVEASLAGPKRPQDRVSLPNVAQAFSDFIELQFKPTSKEVGRLESEGGGGVAVGNADLAGEADYEYDGQTYRLKNGAVVIAAITSCTNTSNPSVMMAAGLVAKKAVEKGLKRKPWVKSSLAPGSKVVTDYYKAAGLTQYLDELGFALVGYGCTTCIGNSGPLPEPIEKAIQAADLTVASVLSGNRNFEGRVHPLVKTNWLASPPLVVAYALAGTVRIDISSEPLGTDKDGNLVYLRDIWPSTKEIADAVNQVNTAMFHKEYAEVFAGDAQWQAIEVPQAATYVWQDDSTYIQHPPFFDDIGGPPPVVKDVAGARVLALLGDSVTTDHISPAGNIKSDSPAGNYLREKGVEPRDFNSYGSRRGNHQVMMRGTFANIRIRNEMLGGEEGGNTIYIPTGERMAIYDAAMRYQASGTPLVVIAGQEYGTGSSRDWAAKGTNLLGVKAVIAESFERIHRSNLVGMGVLPLQFKLDQNRKSLNLTGKETLDILGLTGVELTPRMNLTLIITREDGSREKVEVLCRIDTLNEVEYFKSGGILHYVLRQLIAS from the coding sequence ATGCCGTCCCTCGATAGCCTGAAAACCCTTAAAACCCTGCAAGTCGACGACAAGACCTACCATTATTTCAGTCTGCCCGACGCCGCCAAAAGCCTCGGTGATCTCGACAAGCTCCCGATGTCGTTGAAAGTGTTGCTGGAAAACCTGCTGCGCTGGGAAGACGAAAAAACCGTCACCGGCGCCGACCTCAGAGCGATTGCCGCCTGGCTCAAGGAACGTCGCTCCGATCGCGAAATCCAGTACCGTCCCGCCCGGGTATTGATGCAAGACTTTACCGGAGTGCCCGCCGTGGTCGACCTGGCAGCCATGCGCGCCGCCATGGCCAAGGCCGGCGGCGATCCGCAGCGCATCAACCCGCTGTCGCCGGTGGATCTGGTGATCGATCACTCGGTGATGGTCGACAAGTTCGGCAGCGCAAGCGCCTTCGGACAGAACGTCGACATCGAAATGCAGCGCAACGGCGAGCGTTATGCCTTTCTGCGCTGGGGCCAGAGCGCCTTCGACAACTTCAGCGTCGTGCCGCCGGGCACCGGGATTTGCCACCAGGTCAACCTCGAATACCTCGGCCGCACTGTCTGGACCAAGGATGAGGACGGTCGCACCTACGCGTTCCCCGACACCCTGGTCGGCACCGATTCCCACACCACCATGATCAACGGCCTCGGCGTGCTCGGCTGGGGCGTCGGCGGGATCGAAGCGGAAGCAGCCATGCTTGGCCAACCGGTGTCGATGCTGATTCCAGAGGTGATCGGCTTCAAACTCACCGGAAAGTTAAAAGAAGGCATCACCGCCACCGACCTGGTGCTGACCGTCACGCAGATGCTGCGCAAGAAAGGCGTGGTCGGCAAGTTCGTCGAGTTCTATGGCGACGGTCTCGCCGACCTGCCGCTGGCCGACCGAGCGACCATCGCCAACATGGCCCCGGAATATGGCGCGACTTGCGGGTTCTTCCCGGTGGATGAAGTGACGCTGGAATACCTGCGCCTGTCCGGTCGGCCGCTTGAAACCGTGAAACTGGTCGAGGCTTACAGCAAGGCCCAGGGGCTGTGGCGTCTGCCGGCTCAGGAACCGGTGTTCACCGACAGCCTGGCGCTGGACATGGGCAGCGTCGAAGCAAGCCTTGCCGGGCCGAAACGCCCCCAGGATCGGGTGTCGCTGCCGAATGTCGCGCAAGCGTTCAGTGACTTCATCGAACTGCAATTCAAACCCACCAGCAAGGAAGTCGGTCGTCTCGAAAGTGAAGGCGGCGGTGGCGTTGCGGTGGGCAATGCCGATCTGGCCGGTGAAGCAGACTACGAATACGACGGCCAGACTTATCGATTGAAAAACGGCGCGGTGGTGATCGCCGCAATCACCTCGTGCACCAACACCTCCAACCCGAGCGTGATGATGGCCGCAGGGCTGGTGGCGAAGAAAGCCGTGGAGAAAGGCCTCAAGCGCAAACCGTGGGTCAAGAGCTCGCTGGCCCCAGGCTCGAAAGTGGTCACCGACTACTACAAGGCCGCCGGCCTGACCCAATACCTTGATGAACTGGGTTTTGCATTGGTCGGTTACGGCTGCACCACCTGCATCGGCAACTCCGGGCCCTTGCCGGAGCCGATCGAAAAAGCCATTCAGGCCGCCGACCTGACCGTCGCCTCTGTGCTCTCGGGCAATCGCAACTTCGAAGGTCGCGTACATCCGCTGGTGAAAACCAACTGGCTGGCCTCCCCACCCCTGGTCGTTGCTTACGCGCTGGCCGGCACGGTACGCATCGACATCAGCAGTGAGCCTTTGGGCACCGACAAGGATGGCAACCTGGTGTATCTGCGGGACATCTGGCCAAGCACCAAAGAAATCGCTGACGCGGTGAATCAGGTCAACACCGCGATGTTCCACAAGGAATACGCCGAAGTGTTTGCCGGCGATGCGCAATGGCAGGCGATTGAAGTGCCGCAAGCGGCGACGTATGTCTGGCAGGACGATTCGACTTACATCCAGCATCCGCCGTTTTTCGACGACATCGGCGGCCCGCCGCCCGTGGTCAAGGACGTCGCAGGCGCCCGGGTCCTCGCGCTGCTCGGCGACTCGGTGACCACCGACCACATCTCCCCGGCCGGCAACATCAAGTCCGACAGCCCGGCGGGCAACTACCTGCGCGAGAAAGGCGTGGAACCTCGGGACTTCAACTCCTACGGTTCCCGTCGCGGCAACCATCAAGTGATGATGCGCGGCACCTTCGCCAACATCCGCATACGCAACGAAATGCTCGGTGGCGAGGAAGGCGGCAATACGATTTACATTCCCACCGGGGAACGAATGGCGATCTACGATGCGGCCATGCGTTACCAAGCCTCGGGCACGCCGCTGGTGGTGATCGCCGGGCAGGAATATGGCACCGGCTCGAGCCGCGACTGGGCCGCCAAGGGCACCAATCTGTTGGGTGTGAAAGCGGTCATCGCCGAAAGCTTCGAGCGGATTCACCGTTCCAATCTGGTGGGCATGGGCGTGTTGCCACTGCAGTTCAAACTGGATCAGAACCGCAAGAGCCTGAATCTCACGGGCAAGGAAACGCTGGATATTCTGGGTTTGACGGGCGTGGAGTTGACGCCGCGGATGAACCTGACGCTCATCATCACCCGCGAGGACGGCAGCCGCGAGAAAGTCGAGGTGTTGTGCCGGATCGATACACTTAATGAAGTGGAGTACTTCAAGTCGGGAGGGATTTTGCATTACGTGTTGCGGCAGTTGATTGCGTCGTGA
- the rlmM gene encoding 23S rRNA (cytidine(2498)-2'-O)-methyltransferase RlmM: MNTLFMHCRPGFEGEVCSEISEHAARLNVAGYAKAKTASACAEFICTEEDGAERLMRGQRFTDLIFPRQWARGIFIDLPETDRISVILAHMADFPLCGSLWLEMVDTNDGKELSNFCKKFEVHLRKALMAAGKLVEDANKPRLLLTFKSGREVFMGLAESNNSAMWPMGIPRLKFPREAPSRSTLKLEEAWHHFIPRDQWDERLHSDMTGVDLGAAPGGWTWQLVNRGMLVTAIDNGPMAESLMDTGLVQHLMADGFTYKPRQPVDWMVCDIVEKPARNAAMLEEWIGEGHCREAVVNLKLPMKQRYAEVKRLLERIADGFKERGIRVEIGCKQLYHDREEVTCHLRRLDVKKPKSR; this comes from the coding sequence ATGAACACCCTCTTTATGCATTGCCGGCCGGGCTTCGAAGGCGAAGTCTGTTCCGAGATTTCCGAACACGCCGCACGGCTGAACGTGGCCGGTTATGCCAAGGCCAAAACCGCCAGCGCCTGCGCCGAATTCATCTGCACCGAAGAAGACGGTGCCGAGCGCCTGATGCGCGGCCAGCGTTTTACCGATCTGATCTTTCCGCGCCAGTGGGCGCGGGGGATTTTCATCGACCTGCCGGAAACCGACCGCATCAGCGTGATCCTCGCGCACATGGCGGACTTCCCGCTGTGCGGCAGCCTGTGGCTGGAAATGGTCGACACCAACGATGGCAAGGAACTGTCGAACTTCTGCAAGAAGTTCGAAGTGCACCTGCGCAAGGCGCTGATGGCGGCGGGCAAGCTGGTAGAAGACGCGAACAAGCCGCGCCTGTTGCTGACGTTCAAAAGCGGTCGCGAAGTGTTCATGGGCCTGGCCGAGTCGAACAACTCGGCGATGTGGCCGATGGGCATTCCACGCCTGAAGTTTCCCCGCGAGGCACCGAGCCGCTCGACCCTGAAGCTGGAAGAGGCGTGGCACCACTTCATCCCGCGCGACCAGTGGGACGAGCGCCTGCACAGTGACATGACCGGCGTCGACCTCGGCGCAGCGCCGGGTGGCTGGACCTGGCAACTGGTCAATCGCGGCATGCTGGTCACCGCCATCGACAACGGACCGATGGCGGAAAGCCTGATGGACACCGGTCTGGTGCAACATTTGATGGCCGACGGCTTCACCTATAAGCCCCGACAGCCAGTGGACTGGATGGTTTGTGACATCGTCGAGAAACCGGCACGCAACGCCGCGATGCTGGAAGAGTGGATCGGCGAGGGCCATTGCCGCGAAGCGGTGGTCAACCTCAAACTGCCGATGAAACAGCGTTACGCTGAAGTGAAACGCTTGCTGGAGCGGATTGCCGACGGTTTCAAGGAGCGCGGGATCCGGGTCGAGATTGGCTGCAAGCAGCTGTATCACGACCGGGAAGAAGTGACGTGCCACTTGCGTCGGCTCGACGTGAAGAAACCCAAGTCCCGCTGA
- the tusA gene encoding sulfurtransferase TusA has product MSEMLDTPVDGTLDATGLNCPEPVMMLHQHIRDLAPGGLLKVIATDPSTRRDIPKFCVFLDHELVAQHEEAGTYLYWIRKKSD; this is encoded by the coding sequence ATGAGTGAAATGCTTGATACGCCGGTAGACGGCACCCTCGACGCCACCGGCCTCAACTGCCCGGAACCGGTGATGATGCTGCACCAGCACATTCGTGACCTGGCGCCCGGCGGCCTGCTCAAGGTGATTGCCACCGATCCGTCGACCCGTCGCGACATTCCCAAGTTCTGCGTGTTCCTTGACCACGAACTGGTCGCGCAGCACGAAGAGGCAGGCACCTACCTGTACTGGATCCGCAAGAAGTCCGATTGA
- a CDS encoding MATE family efflux transporter has translation MNSVTDRPAAISLNRPARVRLELKNLLDLALPIMIAQLATTAMGFVDAVMAGRVGPRDLAAVALGNSIWVPVFLLMTGTLLATTPKVAQRFGAGTHSEIGPIVRQALWLALVVGLMATGMLFSAEPILHIMKVDPELIGPCMQYLHGIASGLPAVALYHVLRCFSDGLGRTRPAMVLGLCGLALNIPLNYVFIYGHFGVPAMGGVGCGWATAIVMWVMALGMAGWERWAPAYQSSQLFSRFDWPQWSVIKRLLGIGLPIGIAVFAESSIFAVIALLIGSLGATVVAGHQIALNFSSLVFMIPYSLGMAVTVRVGQALGRQEPREARFAAGVGMGTALAYACISASMMLLLREHIATIYTADPTVIRVAAMLIVYSALFQFSDAIQVTAAGALRGYQDTRVTMILTLFAYWGIGLPVGYALGLTDWFGAPSGPSGLWQGLIVGLSCAALMLSIRLTRSARKRIRNGLS, from the coding sequence TTGAATTCCGTAACTGACCGCCCCGCTGCCATTTCCCTCAACCGCCCGGCCCGGGTTCGCCTGGAGCTGAAAAACCTGCTCGACCTGGCGCTGCCGATCATGATTGCGCAGCTTGCCACCACCGCGATGGGCTTCGTCGATGCGGTGATGGCCGGACGCGTCGGTCCGCGGGATCTGGCGGCGGTGGCACTGGGTAACTCGATCTGGGTCCCGGTGTTTCTGCTGATGACCGGCACCCTGCTGGCCACCACGCCAAAAGTCGCCCAGCGCTTTGGTGCCGGCACGCACAGTGAGATCGGCCCGATTGTCCGTCAGGCGCTGTGGCTGGCGTTGGTGGTGGGATTGATGGCGACCGGCATGCTGTTCAGCGCCGAGCCGATTTTGCACATCATGAAAGTCGACCCCGAGCTGATCGGCCCGTGCATGCAATACCTGCACGGGATCGCCAGCGGTTTGCCCGCCGTCGCGCTCTACCATGTGCTGCGCTGTTTCAGTGATGGCCTGGGGCGCACACGCCCGGCCATGGTGCTGGGGCTGTGCGGTCTGGCGCTGAACATTCCGCTGAACTACGTCTTCATTTATGGCCACTTCGGTGTGCCGGCCATGGGCGGTGTCGGTTGCGGCTGGGCCACCGCGATTGTGATGTGGGTGATGGCGCTGGGCATGGCCGGCTGGGAACGCTGGGCGCCGGCGTATCAGTCGAGCCAGTTGTTCAGCCGTTTCGACTGGCCGCAATGGTCGGTGATCAAACGCCTGCTGGGCATTGGCCTGCCGATCGGCATCGCGGTGTTCGCCGAGTCGAGCATCTTTGCCGTGATCGCCCTGTTGATCGGCAGCCTCGGCGCCACCGTGGTGGCCGGGCATCAGATCGCGCTGAATTTCAGTTCGCTGGTGTTCATGATCCCCTACTCCCTCGGCATGGCCGTGACGGTGCGCGTCGGCCAGGCGCTCGGCCGTCAGGAACCCCGTGAAGCGCGCTTCGCCGCCGGTGTCGGCATGGGCACGGCGCTGGCTTATGCGTGTATTTCGGCGAGCATGATGCTGTTGCTGCGCGAGCACATCGCCACGATTTACACGGCTGATCCGACGGTGATTCGCGTGGCTGCGATGCTGATCGTGTATTCGGCGCTGTTCCAGTTTTCCGATGCGATCCAGGTCACGGCGGCGGGCGCGTTGCGCGGCTATCAGGACACGCGGGTGACGATGATCCTGACGCTCTTCGCCTATTGGGGCATTGGTTTGCCGGTGGGTTACGCGCTGGGCCTGACCGACTGGTTCGGCGCACCGAGCGGCCCGAGTGGGCTGTGGCAGGGTTTGATCGTCGGCCTGAGCTGCGCCGCGCTGATGCTGTCGATCCGCCTGACGCGTAGTGCGCGCAAGCGGATTCGCAACGGGCTGAGTTGA
- the pdxB gene encoding 4-phosphoerythronate dehydrogenase PdxB, with protein MLIVADENIPLLDAFFEGFGEIRRLPGRSIDRAAVEQADVLLVRSVTNVNRSLLEGSKVRFVGTCTIGTDHLDLDYFQQAGITWSSAPGCNARGVVDYVLGSLLTLAEIEGADLTRRTYGVVGAGEVGGRLVKVLQGLGWNVLVCDPPRQAAEGGDFVSLEQIVEQCDVISLHTPLKKHGAGTTWHLFDKKRLNQLKPGAWLINASRGPVVDNAALCEVLLQREDLQAVLDVWEGEPEVDVALAELCVLATPHIAGYSLDGRQRGTEQIHQAYCNFLGQPARVSLSDLLPAPWLSQVTLHADSDPAWALAMLCRGVYDPRRDDADFRRSLVGSVSEQRAAFDVLRKNYPSRREIDGLQVRIEGNSPELRKIVAALGASAV; from the coding sequence ATGCTGATTGTTGCCGACGAAAATATTCCGCTGCTCGATGCCTTCTTCGAAGGTTTCGGCGAAATCCGCCGGTTGCCGGGACGTTCCATCGACCGCGCGGCCGTCGAGCAGGCCGATGTGTTGCTGGTGCGCTCGGTGACCAACGTCAATCGTTCGCTGCTCGAAGGCAGCAAGGTGCGATTTGTCGGCACCTGCACCATCGGCACCGATCACCTGGACCTCGATTACTTCCAGCAGGCCGGCATTACCTGGTCCAGCGCTCCCGGCTGCAATGCCCGTGGCGTGGTCGATTATGTGCTGGGCAGTTTGCTGACCCTCGCCGAAATTGAAGGCGCCGACCTCACCCGGCGCACTTACGGCGTGGTGGGGGCGGGTGAAGTGGGCGGTCGACTGGTCAAGGTTCTGCAAGGGCTGGGCTGGAACGTGCTGGTCTGCGACCCGCCACGGCAAGCCGCCGAAGGAGGGGATTTCGTCAGCCTCGAGCAGATCGTTGAGCAGTGCGACGTCATCAGTCTGCACACACCGCTGAAGAAACACGGCGCCGGCACGACCTGGCATCTGTTCGACAAAAAACGTTTGAACCAGCTCAAACCCGGCGCTTGGCTGATCAACGCCAGCCGCGGCCCGGTGGTGGACAACGCCGCCCTGTGCGAGGTGCTACTGCAACGCGAAGACCTGCAAGCGGTGCTGGACGTCTGGGAAGGCGAGCCCGAAGTCGACGTGGCACTGGCCGAACTCTGCGTGTTGGCGACCCCGCACATTGCCGGTTACAGCCTCGATGGCAGACAACGCGGGACGGAGCAAATCCATCAGGCGTATTGCAATTTTCTCGGGCAACCGGCGCGGGTCAGCCTGAGTGATTTGCTGCCGGCGCCCTGGTTGTCGCAAGTGACCTTGCACGCTGACAGCGATCCGGCCTGGGCGTTGGCGATGTTGTGCCGGGGCGTGTACGACCCGCGCCGGGACGACGCGGATTTTCGTCGCAGCCTTGTAGGCAGTGTCAGCGAACAGCGTGCGGCGTTTGATGTGCTGCGTAAGAACTATCCATCGCGGCGGGAAATTGATGGGTTGCAGGTGCGGATCGAGGGGAATTCGCCTGAGTTGCGGAAGATCGTGGCGGCGTTGGGGGCGTCGGCTGTCTGA
- a CDS encoding PA1571 family protein, translated as MSLQHSSDDKIPVIRTQPDQSLGCSIIDEKGQEVPITEDMIQDACRELEKRLVKPAKQD; from the coding sequence ATGTCCTTGCAACACAGCAGCGATGACAAGATTCCAGTGATCCGCACACAGCCAGATCAATCTTTGGGTTGCTCAATCATTGACGAAAAAGGCCAGGAAGTACCGATCACTGAAGACATGATCCAGGACGCCTGCCGCGAACTGGAGAAGCGATTGGTCAAGCCTGCCAAACAAGATTGA